One Pygocentrus nattereri isolate fPygNat1 chromosome 12, fPygNat1.pri, whole genome shotgun sequence DNA window includes the following coding sequences:
- the si:ch211-160d14.6 gene encoding equilibrative nucleoside transporter 4 yields the protein MYSEEWSRPGQRGERGVISNLTFSKLADEDTRERESIHRTQASEEPVPDDRYHGIYFAMLLAGVGFLLPYNSFITDVDYLHRKFAGSSIVFDMSLTYILVALGAVILNNALVERLSLHTRISVGYLFALGPLVFVSVFDVWLELFNSRQSYAVTLAAVAIVAFGCTVQQSSFYGYTGMLPKRYTQGVMTGESTAGVIVSLSRIFTKLLVENEKNNTIVFFLFSVSMETLCFLLHMLVRRTHFVRYHTNQARHGDTWVKGQIAAPAQQQRSRYQIHRDISTEDEDGPISNAPGEADAPNIINSDGTYVRFDVPKPKTKRTWTSVKDVMLRRCAVACVIWPYMLSISVTYFITLCLFPGLESELQNETLGEWLPILTMALFNMADFVGKILAACPYEWGGVQLLVCSCIRVLFLPLFVMCVSPAQHPLLAHPAWPCALSLLLGISNGYLGSVPMIQAAGKVPPQQRELAGNTMTVSYMAGLMLGSAVSYSTFSLTSGSAHTRTLKLNSTLSLHSYTPAF from the exons CCTCAGAGGAGCCAGTACCTGATGACCGTTACCATGGTATCTACTTTGCGATGCTATTGGCCGGTGTGGGATTCCTGCTACCGTACAATAGCTTCATTACGGATGTGGACTACCTCCACCGCAAATTTGCTG GCTCCTCTATTGTGTTTGATATGAGTCTGACGTATATACTGGTGGCTCTCGGTGCTGTCATCCTGAACAATGCTCTGGTGGAGAGACTGAGCCTACACACACGCATTAGCGTCG GATATCTCTTTGCACTTGGTCCTCTGGTGTTTGTGAGCGTGTTTGATGTCTGGCTAGAACTGTTTAACTCCCGGCAATCCTATGCTGTGACTCTTGCTGCAGTTGCTATCGTTGCCTTTGGATGTACAG TGCAGCAGTCTAGTTTCTATGGATACACCGGGATGCTGCCGAAGCGGTACACCCAGGGTGTGATGACAGGAGAGA GCACAGCAGGAGTGATTGTCTCTCTGAGCCGGATCTTCACTAAGCTGCTGGTGGAGAACGAAAAGAACAACAccattgtttttttcctcttctctgttTCCATGGAGACCCTCTGCTTCCTGTTGCACATGCTGGTGCGACGGACACACTTCGTCCGTTATCACACCAACCAGGCTCGCCATGGAGAcacttgggtcaaaggtcagatCGCGGCACCAGCACAGCAGCAGAGAAGCAGATATCAGATACACCGTGACATCAGTACAGAAGACGAG gATGGTCCTATCTCAAATGCTCCTGGAGAGGCTGATGCTCCTAACATCATCAACAGTGATGGAACATATGTCAGATTTGATGTTCCCAAACCCAAGACCAAGAGGACGTGGACCAGTGTCAAAG aTGTGATGCTGCGGAGGTGTGCGGTCGCTTGTGTGATCTGGCCCTACATGCTGTCCATCTCTGTGACCTACTTCATCACGCTGTGTCTGTTCCCGGGACTGGAGTCCGAGCTGCAGAACGAAACGCTCGGAGAGTGGCTGCCCATCCTCACCATGGCGCTGTTCAACATGGCCGACTTTGTAGGCAAG ATCCTGGCTGCTTGCCCATATGAATGGGGTGGTGTGCAGCTGCTGGTGTGTTCTTGCATTCGTGTCCTCTTCCTGCCCCTGTTTGTGATGTGTGTGTCTCCAGCACAGCACCCCCTGCTGGCTCACCCAGCCTGGCCATGTGCCCTCTCCCTACTGCTGGGCATCAGCAACGGCTACCTGGGCTCTGTGCCCATGATCCAGGCAGCGGGCAAAGTGCCACCACAACAAAGAGAGCTGGCAG GGAACACCATGACTGTGTCCTACATGGCTGGCCTGATGCTCGGCTCTGCAGTGTCCTACTCAACCTTCAGCCTGACCTCAGGctcagcacacacacgcacactgaAACTCAACTCAACACTCTCACTGCACAGCTACACACCTGCATTCTGA
- the LOC108439099 gene encoding endonuclease domain-containing 1 protein-like, with translation MSLISPVLLLLAFSGCSSEVVPDFTETCPEFFAMPGGTLFPPTIFTGNNYKQICQKREDTHEFATLYDTENRIPVYSAYRFEGIKHCKRQKIWYIEPQLEALGPNMASESSKLKIQNQATGEDYKNSGYDRGHLAPVYHSRSQSCSHATFTLTNTAPQNSSFNQDQWRITEEAVAQTLNSTCLPNSAYIVTGVVPGPDKIKNRVCIPSHFWTAYCCLDNNQQVIDSHGFLGENINDPVQNMTIRDLEGKLTDLYGKGAFHIFGGKCKKISSTLRRFPSYDSVKDHLLHCQERHSTAKDFLTCVERVHRRNRWKNSHRQLRPLGKYSFRISESS, from the exons ATGAGCCTCATCTCTCCGGTGCTGCTTCTGCTGGCTTTCTCTGGATGTTCCAGTGAAGTCGTACCTGATTTTACCGAGACATGCCCTGAATTCTTTGCTATGCCAGGAGGAACTCTGTTTCCTCCAACTATATTTACAGGAAATAATTACAAACAGATCTGCCAAAAACGAGAAGACACACATGAATTTgcaacactgtatgacacagaAAACAGGATCCCCGTGTACTCAGCCTACAGGTTTGAAGGTATCAAGCATTGTAAAAGACAAAAGATCTGGTATATTGAACCCCAG CTTGAAGCCCTCGGCCCAAATATGGCATCTGAATCCAGCAAGCTCAAGATACAAAATCAGGCTACAGGTGAAGACTACAAAAATTCAGGCTATGACAGAGGACATCTGGCTCCAGTCTACCATTCCaggtcacagagctgctctcatGCCACCTTCACCCTCACCAACACTGCTCCACAGAACAGCTCTTTCAACCAAGATCAGTGGAGGATTACAGAGGAAGCTGTGGCTCAAACTCTGAACAGTACGTGCTTACCAAATTCGGCTTAtattgtcactggggtggttcctggccctgataaaataaaaaacagagttTGCATTCCAAGTCACTTCTGGACCGCTTACTGCTGTCTAGACAATAATCAGCAAGTGATAGATTCACATGGTTTCTTAGGAGAGAACATAAATGACCCAGTGCAGAATATGACAATCAGGGATCTAGAAGGAAAGCTGACTGATCTGTATGGAAAAGGGGCTTTCCATATATTTGGTGGGAAGTGTAAGAAAATTAGCAGCACTCTTCGTAGGTTTCCCTCATATGATTCTGTGAAAGACCATCTTCTGCATTGCCAAGAAAGGCATTCAACTGCTAAAGATTTTCTTACATGTGTTGAAAGAGTGCATCGGAGGAATCGCTGGAAGAATTCTCATCGCCAGCTGAGACCTTTAGGAAAATACTCTTTCAGAatatcagaatcttcatga
- the LOC108439100 gene encoding endonuclease domain-containing 1 protein-like produces MNFLTLVLLLLALSGCSSEVVADFKKTCPDFFANPEGTLSPPTVFTGDNYKQICQILGNTYEYATLYDTANKIPVYSAYKFEGLMGCKRQSNWYIEPQLEDRNLDRKMAYGICGLTQLAYQAVNEDYKDSDYDRGHLAPVYHARSQHCSDATFTLTNAAPQNRSFNRGQWKKTEEAVAKTLKEKCEGNSAYIVTGVVPGTDKLKNRVRIPSYFWTAYCCLDNNQRVKAASGFIGGNINNQVQEMSVGALDAILSILYDQKVFKVFGGMCNEFNFGDFYWFSVLEACQTSQNMKECFEMFIKNRSQKS; encoded by the exons ATGAACTTCCTCACTCTGGTGCTGCTTCTGCTGGCTCTCTCTGGATGTTCCAGTGAAGTCGTAGCTGATTTCAAGAAGACGTGTCCTGATTTCTTTGCTAATCCAGAAGGAACGCTGTCTCCTCCGACTGTGTTTACAGGAGATAATTACAAACAGATCTGCCAAATTCTAGGTAACACATATGAATACgcaacactgtatgacacagcAAACAAGATCCCCGTCTACTCAGCCTACAAGTTTGAAGGTTTAATGGGTTGTAAAAGACAAAGCAACTGGTACATTGAGCCTCAG CTTGAAGACAGAAATTTAGACCGAAAGATGGCGTATGGCATATGCGGCTTGACCCAGTTAGCATATCAAGCTGTTAATGAAGATTACAAGGATTCAGACTATGACAGAGGACACCTGGCTCCAGTCTACCACGCTAGGTCTCAGCACTGCTCTGATGCCACCTTTACCCTCACCAACGCCGCCCCACAAAACAGGTCATTCAACAGAGGCCAGTGGAAGAAGACAGAGGAAGCTGTGGCTAAAACTCTGAAGGAGAAGTGTGAGGGAAATTCAGCCTATATCGTCACCGGGGTGGTTCCTGGCACTGATAAACTAAAGAACAGAGTTCGTATTCCCAGTTACTTTTGGACCGCTTACTGCTGTCTAGACAACAATCAACGAGTGAAAGCTGCAAGTGGTTTCATAGGAGGGAACATAAATAACCAAGTGCAAGAAATGTCAGTGGGGGCTCTGGATGCTATTCTGTCCATTCTATATGATCAAAAAGTTTTCAAAGTATTTGGTGGAATGTGTAATGAGTTCAACTTTGGAGACTTTTATTGGTTTTCGGTCCTTGAAGCCTGCCAAACAAGCCAGAATATGAAAgagtgttttgaaatgtttataaaaaatcGGAGTCAAAAAAGTTAA